The Snodgrassella alvi wkB2 genome window below encodes:
- a CDS encoding RDD family protein, whose translation MSRTRQSSALNDKHNFLMTEKGGLVELAPPWKRVTAYLINYVIYYFIFYIALHVYNFQTDYESNHSQNIINPFELWFFADYRTDKSIESIFSFLFMDNEFEGGVHQPIRIFLYIILPLLIYVVFQFIQMSLTGQSVGKRLMKIKVIKKNGEKAGFFNVVLIREIFYTFITLILFTMLIIIIDVPPNLMDFAKNVGVYQNFIYKFLNYLYRILCIFTEFSTLFLFICIIMLFIRKSDYRTLQDFLANTIVVKIK comes from the coding sequence ATGTCCCGTACTCGACAATCATCAGCATTAAATGATAAACATAATTTTTTAATGACAGAAAAAGGCGGCCTGGTTGAACTGGCTCCGCCATGGAAAAGAGTTACAGCATATCTGATTAATTATGTAATATATTATTTTATATTTTACATTGCTTTACATGTTTACAATTTTCAAACTGATTATGAATCGAATCATTCACAAAATATTATAAATCCTTTTGAATTATGGTTTTTTGCAGATTATAGAACTGATAAGTCAATAGAATCTATTTTTTCATTCTTATTTATGGATAATGAGTTTGAGGGAGGTGTACATCAACCAATACGAATATTCTTATATATCATATTACCTTTACTCATTTATGTTGTATTTCAATTTATACAAATGAGTCTAACAGGCCAATCTGTTGGTAAGCGATTAATGAAAATCAAAGTTATTAAAAAGAATGGTGAGAAAGCTGGCTTTTTCAATGTAGTATTAATTCGTGAAATTTTTTATACATTCATTACTCTTATCCTTTTTACAATGTTAATAATAATAATAGATGTGCCACCCAATCTAATGGATTTCGCTAAAAATGTTGGAGTTTACCAGAATTTTATTTATAAATTTTTAAATTATTTATATAGGATTTTATGTATATTCACTGAATTTTCAACTTTATTTCTTTTTATTTGTATAATTATGTTATTTATAAGAAAATCAGATTATCGTACACTGCAAGACTTTTTGGCTAATACAATCGTTGTTAAAATTAAATAA
- a CDS encoding acyl-CoA thioesterase, translating to MKPTPLPPQGAQHQLSMSVLMTPALANFHGNVHGGDLLKLLDQVAYACASRYSGEYVVTLSVDQVIFKEPIHVGELVTFYASVNHVGRTSMEVGIRVEAQDIQHRSARHTNSCYFSMVAVDKNGKPTVVPPLCIASEEEARRFQEGAIRKEARLKAAKTRHTQSA from the coding sequence ATGAAACCTACACCTTTACCACCACAAGGTGCGCAGCATCAGCTTTCCATGTCTGTACTTATGACTCCAGCATTAGCAAATTTTCACGGAAATGTACATGGCGGAGATTTACTCAAGCTACTGGATCAGGTAGCCTATGCCTGCGCCAGTCGTTATTCTGGCGAATATGTAGTAACATTATCAGTTGATCAGGTAATATTCAAAGAACCAATTCACGTGGGCGAACTCGTTACTTTTTATGCGTCAGTTAACCATGTCGGCCGAACTTCTATGGAAGTTGGTATTCGCGTGGAAGCACAGGATATCCAGCATCGCAGTGCACGTCACACTAATAGTTGTTATTTCAGCATGGTTGCTGTAGACAAAAACGGCAAACCTACAGTTGTACCGCCGCTATGTATTGCCAGCGAAGAAGAGGCTCGCCGTTTTCAGGAAGGAGCCATTCGCAAAGAAGCCCGGTTAAAAGCTGCAAAAACCAGACATACACAATCTGCCTGA
- a CDS encoding riboflavin synthase, producing MFTGIVCGLGTVTSIQEYEQLRTIQVRLPEGACDNLTIGASIANNGCCLTITAIKGDEVCFDVMAESLAKTNLGQLQVGDAVNIERAARYGDEIGGHIMSGHIFTTTTINKIDDTPDNRTVWFNLPESTAPYILTKGFIGLNGCSLTIGEVTTTEFNVHLIPETLNRTLFGRCQVNDRINLEVDAQTQAIVDTVQKYMQQYINKVKN from the coding sequence ATGTTTACAGGAATTGTCTGCGGTTTAGGTACCGTTACCTCTATTCAAGAGTATGAACAATTGCGCACAATACAGGTACGTCTCCCTGAGGGAGCCTGTGACAACCTGACTATCGGTGCTTCTATTGCCAATAATGGCTGCTGCCTGACCATTACAGCCATTAAAGGTGATGAAGTATGTTTTGATGTCATGGCGGAAAGTCTGGCCAAAACCAATTTAGGACAACTACAAGTAGGTGATGCGGTAAACATTGAGCGGGCTGCACGCTATGGGGATGAAATTGGCGGTCATATTATGAGTGGTCATATTTTTACTACGACCACCATTAATAAAATTGACGATACACCTGATAATCGTACTGTCTGGTTTAATCTCCCTGAAAGTACAGCCCCTTATATCCTTACTAAAGGTTTTATCGGGCTGAACGGTTGCAGCCTGACCATCGGCGAGGTAACCACTACTGAATTTAACGTTCATCTGATTCCCGAAACCCTGAACCGGACTTTATTTGGACGCTGTCAGGTAAATGATCGCATCAATCTCGAAGTGGATGCTCAGACACAGGCAATTGTTGATACTGTGCAGAAATATATGCAACAGTATATAAATAAAGTAAAAAATTAA
- a CDS encoding DMT family transporter, translating into MQLTPQKWAASGLTFGCVVFGLGSLIVKFVSIGSYAIALWRVFIGGIVFLFLSRYFGQKLPESNKAKRFCMLSGVFLGFDLAFWHESIHAVGPGISTLLNSMQIFFLAAIAWFFFGERQSKLQLFSMILSVIGILLIAHPELRHNSHGGYGIFIGLISGAAMAASMACIRQAHLAEPVALFPLMLLVSVGAVGALIVPSILIDSSHFWPTNTKDILLIMIYGVVMQCFAWGLIAYAVPLLSLTLTGLLLLSEPVAAILIDFFLLNKPINTVQWTGTALTLLAIYLGSLKPRHKQKKTV; encoded by the coding sequence ATGCAACTGACCCCGCAAAAATGGGCTGCTTCCGGTTTAACTTTCGGCTGCGTTGTTTTCGGACTCGGCAGCCTGATTGTTAAATTTGTATCTATTGGTTCTTATGCCATTGCATTATGGCGTGTATTCATTGGTGGTATCGTTTTTCTGTTTTTAAGTCGCTATTTTGGTCAGAAACTGCCTGAAAGCAATAAAGCAAAACGGTTTTGTATGCTATCAGGTGTATTTTTAGGTTTTGATCTGGCATTCTGGCATGAAAGCATTCATGCAGTAGGTCCGGGAATTTCTACTCTGCTCAACAGTATGCAGATTTTTTTTCTGGCGGCAATTGCCTGGTTTTTCTTCGGTGAACGACAGAGCAAATTACAACTATTTAGCATGATATTGTCTGTAATCGGTATTTTACTGATCGCCCACCCTGAACTCAGACACAATTCACATGGTGGTTATGGTATTTTTATCGGTCTGATTTCCGGTGCAGCAATGGCTGCTTCCATGGCATGTATTCGTCAGGCACATCTGGCAGAGCCGGTTGCATTATTTCCGCTGATGCTGCTGGTCAGCGTCGGAGCAGTCGGTGCATTAATTGTGCCAAGTATTCTCATTGATTCAAGCCATTTCTGGCCTACTAACACAAAAGATATTCTTCTGATCATGATTTACGGTGTGGTCATGCAGTGTTTTGCCTGGGGGTTAATTGCTTATGCCGTACCTTTGCTGTCACTGACTTTAACCGGTTTATTATTATTAAGTGAACCTGTTGCTGCTATTCTGATCGATTTTTTCTTGCTGAATAAACCGATAAATACTGTGCAATGGACTGGTACTGCACTGACCTTACTGGCCATTTATCTGGGCTCACTTAAGCCCAGACACAAACAGAAAAAAACGGTTTAA
- the ribH gene encoding 6,7-dimethyl-8-ribityllumazine synthase, with translation MNTITPEHNGSGLRIGIVQARFTNPIGAELVKACCSRLVKLGVKDSDITLATVPGALEVPLVLKSMAGSGKFDALVAIGVVIRGETYHFELVSNEAAAGVSRVSLDHNIPIANAILTTENDAQALARMHNKGSEAAIVAVEMANLLKIQY, from the coding sequence ATGAATACCATCACCCCGGAACATAACGGCTCTGGCCTGCGTATAGGCATTGTACAGGCACGCTTTACTAATCCTATCGGAGCAGAGCTGGTCAAAGCCTGTTGCAGCCGCTTGGTTAAACTGGGGGTTAAAGACAGCGATATAACTTTGGCTACTGTGCCGGGTGCTTTAGAAGTACCTCTGGTATTGAAAAGCATGGCTGGTAGCGGCAAATTTGATGCTTTGGTGGCCATCGGAGTGGTTATCCGCGGTGAGACTTATCATTTTGAGCTGGTGTCCAACGAAGCTGCCGCAGGTGTATCCCGAGTTAGTCTGGATCACAATATACCCATTGCCAATGCCATACTGACTACCGAGAACGATGCTCAGGCACTGGCGCGTATGCACAATAAAGGCAGTGAAGCGGCTATAGTTGCAGTAGAAATGGCCAATCTGCTTAAAATTCAATATTGA
- the nusB gene encoding transcription antitermination factor NusB yields MITPRRRARQFAVQALYQAQLNNEESAAIIAQNIRDNEYFAKADEELFTQIFFGAYNNQRDYMKRIRPLLDRHEDELNPVERAVLLMACHELSAMPETPHPVIINEAIEITKTFGGTDGYKFINGILDKLSAELRTPA; encoded by the coding sequence ATGATTACACCACGTCGTCGTGCACGTCAGTTTGCTGTTCAGGCTTTATATCAGGCACAACTGAATAACGAAGAATCAGCTGCTATTATTGCGCAGAATATTCGTGATAATGAATATTTCGCCAAAGCTGATGAAGAATTGTTTACCCAGATATTTTTTGGTGCCTATAACAATCAGCGTGATTACATGAAACGGATCCGTCCTCTGCTGGACCGCCACGAAGATGAGCTTAATCCAGTTGAACGGGCTGTACTGCTGATGGCCTGCCATGAACTTTCTGCCATGCCGGAAACACCCCATCCGGTAATTATCAATGAAGCTATCGAAATTACTAAAACCTTTGGTGGTACCGATGGCTATAAATTCATTAATGGTATTCTGGATAAACTCTCAGCTGAGTTGAGAACACCTGCATGA